A single genomic interval of Mucilaginibacter boryungensis harbors:
- a CDS encoding NAD(P)H-quinone oxidoreductase encodes MIKAIIITQPGGPEVLELTERPKPMPGNGEVLIKVHAAGINRPDVAQRKGNYPPPPGAPQDIPGLEVAGTIEAVGSNVTRWKVGDKVCALVIGGGYAEYCSAPEGQCLPVPDNLSFVEAASLPETFFTVWSNVFDRARIQPGESLLAHGGSSGIGVTAIQMAKALGNKVYVTAGSDEKCKFCDDLGAYKAINYKTQNFRDEINRLTDGKGVDVILDMIGGDYTPNNLQCLANDGRLVIINTMNGKDVQVDLSLVMRKRLTITGSTLRNRDVEFKSAIAKELEKHIWPLLQSEKIKPVIYKVFPANEAADAHRLMESSEHIGKIVLEF; translated from the coding sequence ATGATAAAAGCCATCATTATTACTCAGCCTGGCGGCCCCGAAGTTTTAGAATTGACAGAGAGACCTAAGCCCATGCCCGGCAATGGCGAGGTATTAATAAAGGTACATGCCGCAGGTATTAACCGGCCCGATGTTGCCCAACGCAAAGGCAATTATCCCCCACCACCTGGTGCACCACAGGATATTCCCGGATTGGAGGTAGCCGGAACTATAGAAGCCGTTGGTAGTAACGTTACCCGCTGGAAGGTTGGCGACAAAGTTTGTGCCTTAGTTATTGGTGGCGGTTATGCCGAATACTGTAGTGCCCCTGAAGGCCAGTGCCTCCCCGTTCCTGATAATTTAAGTTTTGTGGAAGCCGCCTCACTCCCGGAAACATTCTTTACAGTATGGAGCAATGTCTTTGATCGGGCCCGCATACAACCCGGCGAAAGTTTGCTGGCGCATGGTGGTAGCAGTGGCATTGGCGTAACAGCTATTCAAATGGCGAAAGCATTGGGCAATAAAGTTTATGTAACTGCCGGCAGTGATGAAAAATGCAAATTCTGCGATGACCTGGGTGCCTATAAAGCCATAAATTATAAAACACAAAATTTTAGGGATGAAATAAACCGCCTGACCGATGGCAAAGGCGTGGATGTAATATTAGATATGATTGGCGGCGATTATACACCAAATAACCTGCAATGCCTGGCCAATGACGGTCGATTAGTGATAATAAATACCATGAATGGGAAAGATGTGCAGGTTGACTTATCCTTAGTAATGCGCAAGCGCTTAACCATAACAGGTTCTACCTTGCGCAACCGCGACGTGGAATTTAAAAGCGCAATTGCCAAAGAATTGGAAAAACATATCTGGCCATTACTCCAATCGGAGAAAATAAAGCCTGTTATATATAAGGTATTCCCGGCTAACGAAGCCGCTGATGCGCACCGACTAATGGAAAGCAGCGAACACATTGGGAAGATTGTACTGGAGTTTTAA
- the atpD gene encoding F0F1 ATP synthase subunit beta, whose translation MPNIGKISQIIGPVVDVSFADDAHLPRIFDALEITKDNGQKIILEVQQHLGEDRVRAVAMDSTDGLLRGMPVVDLEAAITMPIGDNIKGRVFNVVGDPIDGLATLDKTGGRPIHNQPPRFEDLSTESEVLFTGIKVIDLLEPYAKGGKIGLFGGAGVGKTVLIQELINNIAKAYSGLSVFAGVGERTREGNDLLREMLESGIIKYGEEFMHSMEEGGWDLSKVDMNEMKESKATFVFGQMNEPPGARARVALSGLTLAEYFRDGDAEGKGRDILFFIDNIFRFTQAGSEVSALLGRMPSAVGYQPTLATEMGMMQERITSTKRGSITSVQAVYVPADDLTDPAPATTFAHLDATTVLSRKIAELGIYPAVDPLDSTSRILSAAILGDEHYNTAQRVKEILQRYKELQDIIAILGMDELSEEDKLTVSRARRVQRFLSQPFHVAEQFTGLKGVLVDIKETIKGFNMIMDGEVDEYPEAAFNLVGSIEDAIEKGKKLLAEANS comes from the coding sequence ATGCCCAATATTGGAAAAATATCTCAGATCATCGGTCCGGTAGTTGACGTTAGCTTTGCTGACGACGCGCACCTGCCACGTATCTTTGACGCTTTGGAAATCACCAAAGACAACGGACAAAAAATTATTCTTGAAGTTCAGCAGCACTTAGGTGAAGACCGTGTACGTGCTGTAGCGATGGATTCGACCGATGGTTTGCTGCGCGGTATGCCCGTAGTTGACTTAGAAGCTGCTATTACCATGCCAATTGGTGATAACATTAAAGGCCGTGTATTTAACGTCGTTGGCGATCCGATTGACGGACTTGCAACCCTTGATAAAACTGGTGGCCGCCCTATCCACAACCAACCTCCGCGTTTTGAGGACCTTTCAACCGAATCTGAAGTACTTTTTACAGGTATTAAGGTTATCGACTTGTTAGAGCCCTATGCAAAAGGTGGTAAAATTGGTTTGTTTGGTGGTGCGGGTGTAGGTAAAACTGTATTGATCCAGGAACTGATCAACAACATCGCTAAAGCATATTCTGGTTTATCAGTATTTGCAGGTGTTGGCGAGCGTACACGTGAAGGTAACGACTTATTGCGTGAGATGCTGGAATCGGGCATTATAAAATACGGCGAAGAGTTTATGCACTCCATGGAAGAGGGTGGCTGGGATCTGAGCAAAGTTGATATGAACGAAATGAAGGAATCTAAAGCGACCTTCGTATTCGGCCAGATGAACGAGCCCCCAGGTGCACGTGCACGTGTGGCTTTATCAGGCTTAACCCTTGCGGAATATTTCCGTGATGGTGATGCTGAAGGTAAAGGCCGCGATATCCTTTTCTTTATCGATAACATTTTCCGTTTCACCCAGGCAGGTTCTGAAGTATCAGCGTTGTTAGGCCGTATGCCTTCAGCGGTAGGTTACCAGCCAACCCTTGCTACTGAAATGGGTATGATGCAGGAACGTATCACGTCGACAAAACGTGGTTCAATCACATCTGTACAGGCCGTTTATGTACCTGCGGATGACTTGACCGACCCTGCACCGGCAACAACATTTGCCCACTTAGATGCTACTACCGTACTTTCACGTAAAATTGCCGAGTTGGGTATTTACCCTGCGGTGGATCCCCTGGATTCAACCTCACGTATCCTTAGCGCTGCTATTTTAGGTGACGAGCACTACAATACTGCACAACGCGTAAAAGAAATTCTGCAACGCTACAAAGAGTTACAGGATATCATCGCGATTTTGGGTATGGACGAGCTTTCCGAAGAAGATAAGTTAACCGTATCGCGCGCACGCCGTGTACAACGTTTCCTTTCACAGCCATTCCACGTGGCCGAGCAATTCACTGGTTTAAAAGGTGTATTGGTTGACATTAAAGAAACCATCAAAGGTTTCAACATGATTATGGATGGTGAAGTTGACGAGTATCCGGAAGCAGCCTTTAACTTAGTAGGCAGCATTGAAGATGCCATTGAAAAAGGTAAAAAACTGTTAGCGGAAGCTAATTCATAA
- the atpC gene encoding ATP synthase F1 subunit epsilon → MILEILTPDKKVFEGEVNSITLPGTMGSFEILNHHAPIISTLEDGKLTVRSAGKTEDIFFIQGGVVEASNNKVIVLAEGITHR, encoded by the coding sequence ATGATTTTAGAAATCCTAACTCCCGATAAAAAAGTATTCGAAGGCGAAGTAAATTCTATCACCTTGCCGGGTACCATGGGATCATTTGAAATACTGAACCACCACGCCCCTATCATCTCTACTTTAGAAGATGGTAAATTAACTGTACGCAGCGCTGGTAAAACAGAAGATATTTTTTTTATACAAGGCGGCGTTGTGGAAGCTTCTAACAACAAAGTGATTGTATTAGCCGAGGGTATTACCCACCGCTAA
- a CDS encoding discoidin domain-containing protein, translating into MKNLFIVVCIILCFLSCKKKKAEPTLTGETPVVTTPEVPGKLLWDGDASKGTSIWKVASNIEGEGTITTVNDPTYGTVWKFTKPLGSHRTESHAANGFQAQEGDDIYIGWRCKVSMPPNINTNAVFQWKAYGSDMQQNFPIIISTTTGGDIHLMHYAPGQVGTELWKTPLKINAWNRFVLRLKISRDGTIGFIEFWYNDEKQTLKGGTQRYYGRTLDAEYCDPKWGVYGGDAQLITNYVGRPRIATTYDLVKPEKLNEPTPDPAPAPATVPVDPESITLFKTITASSELSGNKGSAAVDDDLDTYWQPAASDRTDLNIWLSADLGTAKDFNAMRIFWNRADVIAKYQLLYSDDGTTWQLAYEKTKSFSTIEKSTFPKVTARFVKLNIILTEDGSNLTTAEWRIFQE; encoded by the coding sequence ATGAAAAATCTATTTATTGTTGTATGCATTATTTTGTGTTTTTTATCCTGTAAGAAGAAAAAGGCTGAGCCAACGCTGACCGGCGAAACACCGGTGGTTACAACGCCTGAAGTACCGGGTAAACTGCTTTGGGATGGTGATGCATCTAAAGGTACTTCCATATGGAAGGTTGCATCAAACATAGAGGGCGAAGGGACTATTACCACAGTAAACGACCCAACTTACGGAACCGTATGGAAATTCACCAAACCACTGGGCAGCCACCGCACCGAATCGCACGCTGCCAATGGGTTTCAGGCACAGGAAGGTGATGATATTTACATCGGCTGGCGCTGCAAAGTCAGCATGCCGCCTAATATCAATACCAATGCTGTATTTCAATGGAAAGCTTACGGCAGCGATATGCAACAAAACTTCCCCATTATTATCAGTACAACTACCGGCGGCGATATTCATCTGATGCATTACGCACCCGGACAAGTGGGTACCGAGCTTTGGAAAACCCCACTAAAAATAAATGCCTGGAACCGCTTTGTACTCAGATTAAAGATATCTCGCGACGGCACTATCGGTTTTATTGAATTTTGGTATAATGATGAAAAGCAGACACTTAAAGGCGGCACGCAGCGCTATTATGGCAGGACACTTGATGCGGAATACTGCGACCCAAAATGGGGCGTTTATGGCGGCGATGCACAGCTGATTACTAATTACGTAGGCCGGCCGCGCATTGCCACTACTTACGACCTGGTAAAACCTGAAAAGCTGAATGAACCAACACCCGATCCGGCACCTGCACCCGCCACAGTACCTGTAGATCCGGAAAGTATTACTCTGTTTAAAACCATTACCGCCAGCAGCGAACTAAGTGGCAATAAAGGATCGGCTGCGGTGGATGACGACCTGGATACTTACTGGCAACCGGCAGCCAGCGATCGTACCGACCTAAACATATGGCTAAGCGCCGACCTTGGCACAGCAAAAGATTTCAACGCAATGCGCATATTTTGGAACCGGGCCGATGTAATTGCCAAATATCAGCTACTATATTCGGATGATGGCACCACCTGGCAATTGGCATATGAAAAAACCAAAAGTTTCAGCACTATTGAAAAAAGCACATTCCCCAAGGTAACCGCCCGTTTTGTTAAGCTCAATATCATTTTAACAGAGGATGGCTCTAATTTGACCACTGCTGAATGGCGGATTTTCCAGGAATAA
- the ilvD gene encoding dihydroxy-acid dehydratase, translating to MNPKTTGEAIELNKYSKTFTQDPTQPAAQAMLYGIGLTDDDMKKAQVGVASMGYDGNTCNMHLNDLAKIVKEGIWAEDLVGLIFHTIGVSDGMSNGTEGMRYSLVSRDIIADSIEAVTGAQYYDGLITLPGCDKNMPGSIMAMGRLNRPSIMVYGGTIKPGHYKGEDLNIVSAFEALGKKIAGQISPEDFMGVIKNACPSAGACGGIYTANTMAAAIEALGMSLPYSSSNPALSAEKKAECLAAGKAIKILLEKDIKPSDIMTREAFENAIVVIMVLGGSTNAVLHMIAMAKSVGVKLTQDDFQAVSNRIPVLADMKPSGKYMMEDLHNIGGVPAVMKYCLAQGWLHGDCLTVTGKTIAENLADVPELEFNDQKIIWPVEKPVKATGHLQILYGNIAEGGSVAKISGKEGTHFEGPARVFDGEFELIAGIQSGRVKKGDVVVIRNVGPKGAPGMPEMLKPTSAIFGAGLGSSVALITDGRFSGGTHGFVVGHITPEAFDGGAIGLINDDDKIIIDATTNKINVILSDEELAARKAAWQQPALKVSKGLLYRYAKTVTSAAEGCVTDEM from the coding sequence ATGAATCCGAAAACAACCGGCGAAGCCATAGAACTAAATAAGTATAGCAAAACCTTCACACAGGACCCTACCCAACCTGCCGCGCAAGCCATGTTATACGGTATTGGCTTAACGGATGATGACATGAAAAAAGCGCAGGTGGGCGTAGCCAGTATGGGTTACGATGGGAACACCTGTAATATGCACCTGAATGACCTGGCCAAGATTGTTAAAGAAGGCATCTGGGCCGAAGACCTGGTTGGTTTGATATTCCACACCATTGGTGTAAGCGACGGTATGAGCAACGGTACCGAGGGTATGCGTTACTCGCTTGTGAGCCGCGATATTATTGCCGATTCTATAGAAGCCGTAACCGGTGCGCAATATTATGATGGTTTAATTACCCTGCCGGGCTGCGATAAAAACATGCCCGGTTCTATTATGGCTATGGGCAGGTTAAACCGTCCCTCTATCATGGTATACGGTGGTACTATCAAGCCTGGCCATTATAAAGGTGAAGACCTGAACATCGTATCGGCTTTCGAGGCCCTTGGTAAGAAAATAGCCGGGCAAATTTCTCCTGAGGATTTTATGGGCGTAATTAAAAACGCTTGTCCAAGCGCTGGCGCTTGTGGCGGTATATATACAGCTAATACCATGGCTGCCGCTATCGAGGCTTTGGGCATGAGCTTACCTTACTCCTCTTCTAACCCGGCATTAAGCGCTGAGAAAAAAGCGGAATGCTTAGCTGCCGGCAAAGCTATTAAAATTCTGTTAGAGAAGGATATTAAACCAAGCGATATCATGACCCGCGAAGCATTTGAAAATGCTATTGTGGTAATTATGGTATTGGGCGGCAGCACCAACGCGGTATTGCACATGATAGCTATGGCTAAAAGCGTTGGCGTTAAATTAACCCAGGACGATTTCCAGGCGGTAAGTAACCGCATACCTGTATTAGCCGATATGAAGCCAAGCGGTAAATATATGATGGAAGACCTGCACAATATTGGCGGCGTGCCCGCGGTAATGAAATATTGCCTTGCGCAAGGCTGGTTACATGGCGATTGCCTGACCGTTACCGGCAAAACTATTGCCGAAAACCTGGCTGATGTACCTGAACTGGAGTTTAACGATCAAAAAATCATATGGCCGGTTGAAAAGCCGGTTAAAGCCACCGGCCACCTGCAAATACTTTACGGCAATATTGCTGAAGGTGGCAGCGTAGCCAAAATTAGCGGTAAAGAGGGAACCCATTTTGAAGGCCCTGCCCGCGTGTTTGATGGCGAATTTGAACTAATAGCTGGTATACAAAGCGGCCGAGTCAAAAAAGGTGATGTGGTGGTTATCCGCAACGTGGGCCCTAAAGGCGCGCCGGGTATGCCCGAAATGCTTAAACCAACATCGGCCATTTTTGGCGCGGGTTTGGGCAGTTCGGTAGCGTTAATTACCGATGGGCGTTTCAGTGGCGGCACACATGGTTTTGTGGTAGGCCACATCACCCCCGAAGCTTTTGATGGCGGTGCCATAGGGTTAATTAACGATGATGATAAGATCATTATTGACGCAACAACCAATAAGATCAATGTGATCTTATCCGACGAGGAGTTAGCCGCACGTAAAGCAGCCTGGCAACAACCGGCCCTTAAAGTAAGCAAAGGCCTGTTATACCGCTATGCAAAAACTGTAACATCGGCCGCGGAAGGCTGTGTGACGGATGAGATGTAA
- the ilvB gene encoding biosynthetic-type acetolactate synthase large subunit: MDIAQQEIGEITQTSVKSPAIELSGSAALLEALIVEGVDTIFGYPGGAIMPIYDALFDYKDKLNHILVRHEQGGIHAGQGYARTSGKVGVVFATSGPGATNLVTGLADAQIDSTPLVCITGQVFAHLLGTDAFQETDVINITTPVTKWNYQVTDANEIPEVIAKAFYIARSGRPGPVLIDITKNAQIQKFNFEGYTPCNHIRSYRPKPIVRPEYIKQAADLINSAKKPFILFGQGVILGSAEQEFKAFVEKSGIPAAWTVLGAGAIPTGHPLNVGMLGMHGNYGPNVLTNECDVLIAIGMRFDDRVTGRLDKYAKQAKVVHLDIDPAEIDKNVKSTVPVWGDCKETLPMLTELIKSNDHSAWLAKFKEYEQEEINQVINAELNPQSGEMTMGEVIKQLNDLTHGEAVIVTDVGQHQMVACRYAQLNKTRSNVTSGGLGTMGFALPAAIGAKFGAQERTVVAVIGDGGFQMTLQEMGTIMQSGIDVKILILNNRFLGMVRQWQELFNERRYSFVDIQSPDFVMVAKGYGIDGKSISDRADLSGALKEMLEHKGSYLLEVMVTKENNVFPMVPQGCSVSEIRLK; encoded by the coding sequence ATGGATATAGCACAGCAGGAAATCGGTGAGATCACACAAACATCTGTGAAATCCCCGGCAATTGAACTATCAGGATCGGCGGCTTTATTAGAAGCGCTGATTGTCGAGGGTGTGGATACCATTTTTGGCTACCCCGGTGGTGCCATTATGCCTATATACGATGCCTTGTTCGATTACAAGGACAAATTAAACCACATACTGGTCCGCCACGAACAAGGCGGCATACACGCCGGTCAGGGTTATGCCCGCACATCAGGCAAGGTAGGTGTAGTATTTGCTACCAGCGGCCCCGGCGCAACCAACCTGGTTACCGGTTTAGCCGATGCGCAGATTGACAGCACTCCTTTGGTATGTATCACCGGCCAGGTATTCGCACACCTTTTAGGTACCGATGCCTTCCAGGAAACCGATGTGATTAACATTACTACCCCGGTTACCAAATGGAATTACCAGGTGACCGATGCCAACGAAATACCCGAGGTTATTGCTAAGGCATTTTATATTGCACGCAGCGGTCGCCCGGGGCCAGTGCTGATCGACATTACCAAGAATGCGCAGATACAGAAATTCAATTTTGAAGGCTATACCCCCTGCAATCATATCCGCAGCTACAGGCCAAAACCTATAGTACGCCCGGAATACATAAAGCAGGCAGCCGATCTGATCAACAGCGCTAAAAAACCATTTATCCTGTTTGGTCAGGGTGTGATTTTGGGCAGTGCCGAACAGGAATTCAAAGCCTTTGTAGAGAAAAGCGGTATTCCTGCCGCCTGGACGGTTTTAGGCGCTGGCGCTATCCCAACAGGTCACCCATTAAACGTTGGTATGCTGGGTATGCACGGCAACTATGGCCCGAACGTATTGACTAACGAATGTGATGTATTGATTGCTATAGGGATGCGCTTTGACGACCGTGTAACAGGCCGTTTAGATAAATATGCCAAGCAGGCTAAGGTTGTTCATTTGGATATTGACCCGGCGGAAATTGATAAAAACGTAAAATCGACTGTACCGGTTTGGGGAGACTGCAAGGAAACCCTACCGATGCTGACTGAACTAATCAAATCAAACGATCACTCAGCCTGGTTAGCAAAATTTAAGGAATACGAGCAGGAAGAAATTAACCAGGTGATCAATGCTGAGCTGAACCCGCAAAGCGGCGAAATGACCATGGGCGAAGTCATCAAACAACTAAACGACCTAACCCACGGCGAGGCTGTTATTGTGACCGATGTTGGTCAGCACCAAATGGTGGCTTGCCGTTATGCCCAGTTAAATAAAACGCGCAGCAACGTAACCAGTGGTGGTTTAGGCACTATGGGGTTTGCTTTGCCAGCGGCCATAGGCGCAAAATTTGGCGCGCAGGAACGCACTGTAGTAGCCGTAATTGGTGATGGCGGTTTCCAGATGACACTACAGGAAATGGGTACCATTATGCAATCAGGTATTGATGTGAAGATATTAATCCTGAACAATCGTTTCCTGGGTATGGTGCGCCAATGGCAGGAATTGTTTAACGAGCGCCGCTATTCTTTTGTAGATATCCAAAGTCCTGATTTTGTAATGGTGGCCAAAGGTTACGGTATTGATGGTAAATCAATCTCTGACCGTGCAGACCTGTCAGGCGCGCTGAAAGAAATGCTGGAACACAAAGGATCGTATCTGCTGGAAGTTATGGTAACTAAAGAGAATAATGTATTCCCAATGGTGCCGCAAGGTTGCAGCGTAAGCGAAATAAGGTTAAAGTAA
- the ilvN gene encoding acetolactate synthase small subunit, translating to MSDQDIKQEFNITVYTENQIGLLNRIAIIFTRRKINIDSLNTSPSEIDKIHRFNIVITESEEVVRKISRQIEKQVEVLKVYYHTNEDVIWQELALYKVATDVIAEQVSVERLLRENGARAVVIRKDYTVFETTGHREETDALIKILQPYGLIEFVRSARVAIIKDSEGFNSKLREFERLEPGEDVIENEYLNQGQKVFSM from the coding sequence ATGAGCGACCAAGATATCAAACAGGAATTTAACATTACGGTGTATACAGAAAACCAGATAGGCTTACTGAACCGTATTGCTATCATATTTACCCGCCGTAAGATCAATATCGACAGCCTGAATACTTCTCCATCGGAGATAGATAAGATCCACCGTTTCAATATTGTAATTACGGAATCGGAAGAAGTGGTACGCAAAATATCGCGCCAGATTGAAAAACAAGTGGAGGTGTTAAAAGTGTACTATCACACTAACGAGGATGTGATATGGCAGGAACTGGCCCTTTACAAAGTGGCGACAGATGTAATTGCGGAACAAGTAAGCGTTGAACGTTTATTGCGCGAGAATGGCGCCCGCGCGGTAGTGATCCGCAAGGATTACACAGTATTTGAAACCACAGGCCATCGTGAAGAAACTGACGCGTTAATTAAAATACTGCAACCTTACGGCCTAATTGAGTTTGTACGCAGCGCGCGTGTAGCCATTATTAAAGACAGCGAAGGCTTCAATTCTAAACTGCGTGAATTTGAGCGTTTGGAACCTGGTGAAGACGTAATAGAGAATGAATACCTGAACCAGGGACAAAAGGTGTTCAGTATGTAA
- the ilvC gene encoding ketol-acid reductoisomerase has product MAKLNFGGTEENVVTREEFPLSKAQEVLKDEVVAVIGYGVQGPGQALNQKDNGINVIVGQRKNSKTWDKAISDGFVPGETLFEIEEALERGTIICYLLSDAAQIELWPTVKKHLTPGKALYFSHGFGITFKEQTGIVPPADVDVFLVAPKGSGTSLRRMFLQGRGLNSSYAIFQDATGKAKDRVIALGIAVGSGYLFETDFRKEVYSDLTGERGTLMGCVQGIFAAQYEVLRSKGHSPSEAFNETVEELTQSLMPLVAENGMDWMYANCSTTAQRGALDWWKKFRDATKPVFEELYDSVATGKESQKSIDSNSKPDYREKLDAELKELRDSEMWQAGKTVRSLRPENQAVEA; this is encoded by the coding sequence ATGGCAAAACTAAATTTCGGCGGCACTGAAGAGAACGTAGTAACCCGCGAAGAGTTCCCGTTATCAAAAGCACAGGAAGTATTAAAAGATGAAGTTGTAGCGGTAATTGGCTACGGTGTTCAGGGTCCTGGCCAGGCGCTTAACCAAAAAGACAATGGTATTAACGTAATTGTTGGTCAGCGTAAAAATTCAAAAACATGGGACAAAGCAATCAGCGATGGCTTTGTTCCGGGCGAAACCCTTTTTGAAATTGAAGAAGCTTTAGAGCGTGGCACCATTATTTGCTACCTGCTAAGCGACGCGGCACAAATTGAACTTTGGCCAACTGTTAAAAAGCACCTTACCCCTGGTAAAGCCCTATATTTTTCTCACGGTTTTGGTATCACGTTTAAAGAGCAGACAGGCATTGTTCCCCCTGCCGATGTAGACGTGTTCCTGGTAGCGCCAAAAGGCTCAGGTACTTCACTGCGCCGTATGTTCCTGCAGGGTCGTGGCTTAAATTCAAGCTATGCTATCTTCCAGGATGCGACCGGAAAAGCTAAAGACCGTGTAATTGCTTTAGGCATTGCGGTAGGCAGCGGTTACCTGTTTGAAACTGATTTCCGTAAAGAAGTTTACAGCGATTTAACCGGCGAACGTGGTACCCTGATGGGTTGTGTGCAAGGTATTTTCGCTGCACAGTATGAAGTTTTGCGCAGCAAAGGCCACTCGCCTTCTGAAGCTTTCAACGAGACTGTTGAAGAGTTAACCCAGTCGTTAATGCCACTGGTAGCTGAAAACGGCATGGATTGGATGTACGCCAACTGCTCAACCACTGCACAGCGTGGCGCTTTGGATTGGTGGAAAAAATTCCGTGACGCTACCAAACCAGTATTTGAGGAATTATACGATAGTGTTGCTACAGGTAAAGAATCACAAAAATCTATCGATAGCAACAGCAAGCCAGATTATCGCGAGAAACTGGATGCAGAATTAAAAGAACTGCGCGATAGCGAAATGTGGCAAGCCGGTAAAACTGTACGTAGCTTACGCCCTGAGAACCAAGCTGTAGAAGCGTAA
- the leuC gene encoding 3-isopropylmalate dehydratase large subunit, translating into MGQTLFDKIWDAHVVSSAEGFPDILYIDTHFIHEVTSPQAFDGLRKRGLPVFRPKQTVATADHNVPTWDQHLPIKEELSRYQVDMLTKNCAEFGIELYGLGHPFQGIVHVIGPELGITRPGCTYVCGDSHTSTHGAFGAIAFGIGTSQVEQVLATQCLLQSRPKRMKIEVNGQLQKGVGAKDIILYIISKISAAGGTGYAVEYAGDTIRSLSMEGRMTICNMSIEMGARCGLIAPDETTINYVKGREFAPKGEAWDKAVAYWQTLYSDEDADFDKVLSFDAADIEPMITYGTNPGMGIGVTQNVPATTDVEKAEQPSYTKALNYMGIHDAEPLLGKPVDYVFIGSCTNSRIEDLRQVAEFVKGKHKADNVTVWVVPGSKQVQEQAIREGLDKIFEAAGFPLREPGCSACLGMNEDKIPAGKYCVSTSNRNFEGRQGPNSRTFLASPLTAAASAITGVVTDIRQFLKEEELV; encoded by the coding sequence ATGGGACAAACATTATTTGATAAGATCTGGGATGCACATGTCGTCAGTAGCGCTGAAGGCTTTCCAGATATATTATATATCGATACACATTTCATCCACGAGGTTACCAGTCCGCAGGCATTTGATGGGCTACGTAAGCGTGGATTGCCTGTTTTCAGGCCAAAGCAAACTGTGGCAACAGCCGATCATAACGTGCCTACCTGGGACCAGCATCTGCCGATAAAGGAAGAGCTTTCGCGTTACCAGGTAGATATGCTGACCAAGAACTGTGCTGAGTTTGGTATTGAGCTTTATGGCTTAGGCCATCCCTTCCAGGGTATTGTGCACGTAATAGGGCCCGAATTAGGCATTACCCGCCCCGGTTGCACTTACGTTTGCGGCGACAGCCATACCTCAACCCATGGCGCCTTTGGCGCTATCGCGTTTGGTATAGGCACATCGCAGGTTGAACAGGTTTTGGCAACGCAATGCTTGCTGCAATCGCGCCCAAAACGCATGAAAATTGAAGTTAACGGCCAGCTGCAAAAAGGCGTTGGCGCTAAGGATATTATCCTATATATCATCTCTAAAATATCAGCCGCGGGCGGTACAGGCTACGCGGTTGAGTACGCTGGTGATACCATCCGCTCGTTAAGCATGGAAGGCCGTATGACCATCTGCAACATGAGTATTGAAATGGGCGCACGTTGCGGTTTGATAGCACCAGATGAAACAACCATTAACTACGTAAAAGGCCGCGAATTTGCCCCTAAAGGCGAGGCTTGGGATAAAGCGGTAGCTTACTGGCAAACACTTTACAGTGATGAAGACGCCGACTTTGATAAAGTATTAAGCTTTGACGCGGCGGATATTGAACCGATGATCACCTATGGTACTAACCCGGGCATGGGTATTGGCGTTACACAAAATGTACCAGCCACTACCGATGTGGAGAAAGCCGAGCAACCGTCTTACACCAAAGCCCTGAATTATATGGGTATCCACGATGCTGAGCCATTATTGGGCAAGCCTGTAGATTATGTATTTATTGGCAGCTGTACCAATTCGCGCATTGAAGATCTGCGCCAGGTGGCCGAGTTTGTTAAAGGTAAACACAAGGCCGATAACGTAACAGTTTGGGTAGTTCCCGGTTCAAAACAAGTACAGGAACAAGCCATACGCGAAGGGTTAGACAAAATATTTGAAGCCGCCGGCTTCCCTTTGCGTGAACCAGGTTGCAGCGCTTGTTTAGGCATGAACGAAGACAAGATACCTGCAGGTAAATACTGCGTATCTACATCAAACAGGAACTTTGAAGGCCGTCAGGGGCCAAACTCCCGCACGTTTTTAGCCAGTCCGCTTACTGCGGCCGCATCAGCAATAACTGGTGTGGTGACTGATATCCGTCAGTTTTTGAAAGAGGAGGAATTAGTATGA